From the genome of Candidatus Nitrosocosmicus oleophilus, one region includes:
- a CDS encoding pyridoxamine 5'-phosphate oxidase family protein — MKIISATSEIPSMTNEEAEKFLESKLNLQLATIDEQGDPNIQPVWFYYDKDEEKLWINTSKFAKKTQNILKRSTIYFSIDDENPPVRGVKGKGIATIIDDLKIVVPLGEKISLKYLGTLDHPIAKMISEDSKKGGVVLVEISPKFFSTWDYGKMQF; from the coding sequence ATGAAAATTATTAGTGCCACTTCCGAAATTCCTAGTATGACCAATGAAGAAGCAGAGAAATTTCTTGAAAGTAAATTGAATTTGCAGTTGGCCACTATCGATGAACAAGGCGATCCAAATATCCAACCTGTCTGGTTTTATTATGACAAAGATGAGGAAAAACTCTGGATAAACACATCTAAATTTGCTAAAAAAACTCAAAATATTCTAAAGAGGTCGACTATTTATTTTTCAATAGACGATGAAAATCCTCCAGTTAGAGGAGTCAAAGGTAAGGGAATCGCAACCATAATAGATGATCTAAAAATAGTGGTTCCATTAGGAGAAAAAATTAGTTTGAAATATCTTGGTACGCTGGATCATCCGATAGCAAAAATGATTTCCGAGGATTCAAAGAAGGGAGGTGTTGTACTTGTTGAAATTAGTCCAAAGTTCTTTTCTACTTGGGATTATGGTAAAATGCAGTTTTGA
- a CDS encoding alpha/beta hydrolase, with protein MNLNLSTHINDIVQVFEYQDLYDVVLVGHSYGGMVIGGVAEKIPDRIRSMVFLDAYIPQDGKSGFDLIPGLRDIYEQRRLKEEGKNWLVLSYTPEEFGVTNNDDINWMKSRLCPMPFHTHDEPLSIKEIKPKRLSRTYITCTDFGDSMFHSIKSKESDGWDYFELRPGHDSMITAPEELSGLLLKIINNND; from the coding sequence ATGAATCTCAATTTATCTACCCATATCAATGATATAGTTCAAGTATTTGAGTATCAAGATCTCTATGATGTGGTCTTGGTAGGTCACAGCTATGGAGGCATGGTGATTGGCGGCGTAGCAGAGAAAATACCTGATAGAATCAGATCAATGGTTTTTCTTGACGCATATATTCCACAAGATGGTAAGAGTGGATTTGATCTGATACCTGGTTTAAGAGATATTTATGAACAAAGAAGACTAAAAGAAGAAGGTAAAAATTGGCTTGTACTCTCCTATACACCTGAGGAATTTGGAGTTACTAATAATGATGATATTAATTGGATGAAAAGTCGTTTATGTCCAATGCCTTTCCATACTCATGACGAGCCTCTATCAATCAAAGAAATCAAACCCAAGAGGTTATCAAGAACTTACATCACATGTACCGATTTCGGAGATTCTATGTTTCATAGCATAAAATCGAAAGAATCAGATGGCTGGGATTATTTTGAGCTTCGACCAGGTCATGATTCAATGATTACGGCACCAGAAGAACTATCCGGATTATTGTTAAAGATCATAAACAATAATGATTAG
- a CDS encoding TMEM175 family protein, with protein MGLEKKGLIFGKGRLESLTDGVFAIIMTILVFNISVPELILFTEGDFASERLSAKFADLWPDFLAYVISFSTLGAFWVAHHRIFRWVLYVDRPLIWINISFLMIIGLIPFSTTLLTQYLDSQNSIFAFSFNAILAGLLIYVIYYYVKRNPDLVDKSIQALIEKSSSRRIVATILTYSVAIIFSFIYLQASLFLLLLVLIPEIIPDKYFGRKTE; from the coding sequence ATGGGTTTAGAAAAAAAGGGTTTAATTTTTGGTAAGGGGCGACTTGAATCCCTTACTGACGGGGTATTTGCAATAATTATGACAATATTGGTATTTAACATAAGCGTGCCCGAGCTCATCTTATTTACAGAAGGGGATTTCGCTTCAGAAAGACTTTCTGCTAAATTTGCTGATTTATGGCCCGATTTCTTAGCTTACGTGATTAGCTTTTCAACCCTTGGTGCTTTTTGGGTTGCACATCATAGAATTTTCCGCTGGGTACTCTATGTAGACCGCCCTTTAATCTGGATCAACATCTCGTTTCTAATGATTATTGGATTAATACCCTTCTCAACTACATTACTTACACAGTACTTGGATAGTCAAAATTCGATCTTTGCGTTTTCGTTCAATGCAATTCTTGCAGGTTTACTAATATATGTGATATACTATTATGTCAAAAGGAATCCAGATTTGGTTGACAAGTCGATACAGGCTTTAATTGAGAAAAGCTCTAGTAGGCGCATAGTAGCTACGATATTAACGTACTCTGTAGCCATAATATTTTCATTCATATACTTACAAGCTAGTCTGTTTCTTTTATTGCTAGTTTTGATACCAGAGATTATACCCGACAAATATTTTGGAAGAAAGACTGAATAG
- a CDS encoding DUF899 domain-containing protein: MTDHKIGTREEWLEARLELLKAEKALTRRSDELAQWRQKLPWVRIDKEYRFETDDGTMSLADLFRGHSQLIVYHFMFGPEYTGGCPACSAIADGFNGFAVHLEHHDVSMTAVSRAPITALQAYKRRMGWTFNWVSSLNSDFNYDFNTSFTEEQQGSGSVDYNYRELRTIPDSESGANKFAIMSGTDVLTYTREAPGMSAFAFSDGIVYHTYSAYSRGLDALWGMYQWLDRAPKGRNETDLWFRRRDEYTPGSH; encoded by the coding sequence ATGACTGATCACAAGATCGGAACACGAGAAGAGTGGCTTGAGGCCCGGCTGGAGCTGCTCAAGGCCGAGAAGGCACTAACCCGACGTAGCGATGAACTGGCACAGTGGCGGCAGAAGTTACCTTGGGTTCGAATCGACAAAGAGTATCGTTTCGAGACTGACGATGGCACCATGTCTCTAGCCGATCTCTTCAGAGGACACTCGCAGCTTATCGTTTATCACTTCATGTTCGGCCCCGAGTATACTGGCGGCTGCCCGGCATGCTCTGCCATCGCCGACGGCTTCAACGGTTTCGCTGTGCATCTCGAACACCACGATGTATCAATGACCGCAGTCTCGCGTGCCCCTATCACTGCCCTTCAGGCCTACAAGCGCCGTATGGGTTGGACTTTTAATTGGGTGTCTTCTCTGAACAGCGACTTCAACTACGACTTCAACACTTCTTTCACTGAGGAGCAGCAGGGTTCTGGCAGTGTCGACTACAACTATCGCGAGCTCAGAACGATTCCAGACTCGGAGTCGGGTGCAAATAAGTTCGCGATCATGAGCGGCACCGACGTTCTAACTTACACTCGTGAGGCACCAGGTATGAGCGCTTTTGCATTTTCTGACGGCATAGTCTACCACACTTATTCTGCCTATTCGCGGGGCCTCGATGCACTATGGGGAATGTATCAATGGCTCGACCGTGCACCGAAGGGGCGAAACGAAACTGATCTGTGGTTTCGCCGGCGCGATGAGTACACTCCAGGTTCTCACTAA
- a CDS encoding OsmC family protein, translating into MSNKVNNIDLDKIQKTIESGHKDSQFLKKPIKLEGEWNFDIQKGYQFKTELAYEKGKEVIEIDSPSFLGGSGNRLGPMGYCVVGITSCFINTFVSILSSHGIKLNKLRINAECNVNFAKTFDISDEPITEGINFEIDVGKNEGEGDNFADDQKLRKLIIMAEERCPAIYSMSHIIKVSAKLK; encoded by the coding sequence ATGTCAAATAAAGTTAATAACATTGACCTTGACAAGATACAAAAGACCATAGAAAGTGGACATAAGGACTCACAATTTTTAAAGAAACCAATCAAATTGGAAGGGGAATGGAATTTTGACATTCAAAAAGGATACCAGTTCAAAACAGAACTAGCATATGAGAAAGGCAAAGAAGTAATCGAAATAGATTCACCATCGTTTTTGGGAGGTAGTGGTAACAGATTAGGACCTATGGGGTATTGTGTGGTAGGAATAACCTCATGTTTTATTAACACATTCGTAAGTATTTTATCAAGTCATGGAATCAAACTCAATAAACTACGAATAAATGCAGAATGTAACGTTAATTTTGCCAAGACTTTTGATATTTCAGATGAACCTATTACAGAAGGAATAAATTTTGAAATTGATGTTGGTAAGAATGAGGGCGAAGGAGATAATTTTGCAGATGACCAAAAACTTCGGAAGTTGATTATTATGGCTGAAGAGAGGTGTCCTGCTATTTACAGTATGAGTCACATTATTAAGGTAAGCGCAAAATTGAAATAA
- a CDS encoding chloride channel protein — protein MVLNINIWPLVLLTIAGALIGLVIKFIGHNGGLGIAQTEYAQTGRINPRKVPSIILQGFISLWSGAPIGPEGPLVFLTGGFGTFLSERLKLKKNDVQVLVYSSIAGAFGGFFGSPVIGAVGAIEYMFIKELDLNRHLIPGLLAAAVGYAVYSAILQDSFLGIYSFPDYASPRLIDMWWALLVGIIAGFVGIMFKIVFGIVQRVFARLAKRPVSCAIIGGIVIGLIGTFLPLTLYSGQDQLLQIIHNPATYGIGLLLIMVLVKTLITSTSFSTGFEGGPIFPLLFIGGCLGLAISKGLTFIPEGIGVTVGMAAVACAVFPLPLTIALLLGFMGGQTDLLPVIVIGAVTGFLISKAITPLLPKPHSGPTSNE, from the coding sequence ATGGTACTTAATATCAACATATGGCCATTAGTCTTACTTACCATTGCTGGGGCATTAATTGGCCTTGTTATCAAATTTATTGGTCATAATGGGGGATTAGGAATCGCCCAGACCGAGTATGCCCAAACAGGTCGGATCAATCCTCGCAAAGTGCCTAGCATCATACTTCAAGGATTCATCTCACTATGGAGCGGGGCTCCGATTGGTCCAGAAGGTCCTCTAGTTTTTCTGACAGGAGGTTTTGGAACATTTCTCTCAGAGCGACTCAAGCTCAAAAAGAATGATGTCCAGGTACTTGTTTATAGTTCCATAGCTGGAGCTTTTGGCGGATTCTTTGGTTCACCCGTGATTGGAGCTGTTGGAGCCATTGAGTACATGTTCATTAAAGAGCTGGATCTCAATCGTCATTTGATTCCGGGCTTATTGGCCGCTGCTGTTGGATACGCTGTCTATTCCGCAATACTACAGGATTCATTTCTTGGAATATACAGCTTCCCTGACTATGCTTCACCCCGCCTTATTGACATGTGGTGGGCTTTGCTTGTGGGCATAATTGCTGGGTTTGTCGGTATTATGTTCAAGATAGTGTTCGGTATCGTTCAACGTGTCTTTGCGCGACTTGCCAAAAGACCGGTTAGTTGTGCGATCATAGGAGGTATAGTCATAGGGCTCATTGGAACCTTTCTCCCGTTGACACTGTACTCTGGTCAAGATCAACTATTGCAAATTATTCATAACCCTGCAACCTATGGAATAGGACTTTTGCTTATTATGGTGCTCGTGAAAACTCTCATAACAAGCACGTCATTTTCCACAGGATTTGAGGGCGGACCTATATTCCCATTACTCTTTATAGGTGGATGTTTAGGGCTTGCGATTTCTAAGGGTCTTACATTCATTCCAGAGGGCATAGGAGTAACCGTTGGAATGGCAGCCGTTGCGTGTGCAGTTTTCCCGCTTCCCTTGACGATAGCTCTTTTGTTAGGGTTCATGGGAGGACAAACTGATCTTTTGCCAGTAATCGTTATTGGAGCAGTTACCGGTTTCTTGATATCAAAAGCGATCACTCCTCTACTTCCAAAACCTCATTCAGGGCCTACGAGTAACGAATGA
- a CDS encoding class I SAM-dependent methyltransferase: MFNQNQEQNKINESKLYEFAERVMGDLAATLSSVMVNVGDRLGLYEALANADKPLDSYELSRITGTSERCIREWLANQAAGGYIVYDKETKRYSFPDEHAMVLANINSPIYLLGGFQAASSYFKDVEKISEAFKTGKGLSWGDHSHDLFEGTERFFGPNYRANIITSWIPSLDDGKVEENLKKGVVVADVGCGHGLSTIIMAKAYPNSKFVGFDNHGPSINRARKLAQEEGLREDRITFEIQSAKNYPLLIPDTKYDLITIYDALHDMDDPVGAAHHALKSLKEDGTIMLVEPFSNDNLEDNLTPLGRIMFAASASACVLSSMACNGPALGAQAGQSKIAEIMKKAGFKRFRLTTQTQVNMVYEAKPSQT; the protein is encoded by the coding sequence ATGTTCAATCAAAATCAAGAACAAAACAAAATAAATGAATCAAAACTTTACGAGTTTGCAGAAAGAGTAATGGGAGATCTAGCCGCCACATTAAGCTCAGTTATGGTAAATGTTGGAGATAGACTGGGATTGTACGAGGCTTTGGCTAATGCGGACAAACCCTTGGACTCGTATGAATTGTCAAGAATAACAGGAACATCTGAAAGATGTATACGTGAATGGCTTGCAAATCAGGCAGCAGGTGGTTATATAGTCTATGACAAAGAAACGAAAAGGTACAGTTTTCCAGATGAACATGCAATGGTATTAGCTAACATAAATAGTCCAATTTACTTACTTGGAGGATTTCAGGCAGCTTCATCTTATTTTAAGGATGTGGAAAAAATATCTGAAGCGTTTAAAACTGGAAAAGGACTTTCATGGGGAGATCATAGTCATGATCTTTTTGAAGGTACAGAAAGATTCTTTGGACCGAATTACCGTGCAAATATCATCACCTCATGGATACCTTCTTTGGATGATGGCAAGGTAGAAGAAAATCTAAAAAAGGGTGTAGTAGTCGCAGATGTGGGATGTGGACACGGATTATCCACCATAATTATGGCCAAGGCATATCCTAATTCAAAGTTTGTTGGATTTGATAATCATGGACCTTCAATAAACAGGGCAAGGAAACTCGCTCAAGAGGAGGGATTAAGAGAGGACCGAATTACCTTTGAAATCCAATCAGCAAAGAACTATCCTCTACTGATTCCAGATACCAAATACGACCTTATTACAATCTATGATGCACTTCATGATATGGATGATCCAGTAGGGGCTGCACATCATGCTTTGAAATCTCTAAAAGAGGATGGAACCATTATGCTAGTCGAACCCTTTTCTAATGATAATTTGGAGGACAATCTAACCCCGTTAGGAAGGATCATGTTTGCGGCTTCAGCCTCGGCATGTGTTTTAAGTTCCATGGCTTGCAATGGGCCTGCATTGGGAGCCCAAGCTGGACAATCTAAAATTGCAGAGATTATGAAGAAAGCTGGATTCAAGAGATTCCGGTTAACAACACAAACTCAGGTCAATATGGTATATGAAGCTAAACCCTCCCAAACCTAG
- a CDS encoding TetR/AcrR family transcriptional regulator, with product MSRSKAKEEKSQLIINTALKVFSEKGYDNATIGDIAKSAKVSMGLPLYYFTNKEELACQALEFSSKQITHSILKDISGNSPEEIAASFINSFRKNIKIYPDFYPFYFEMWSASRRNKKIKKVFRTALDNTINATKIVLINAQEKGLLSIGLENIESIAISLVSKADGLGLLLEQYPQLIENENLWKSDKKMWMSVLENQIED from the coding sequence ATGTCAAGGTCTAAAGCAAAGGAAGAAAAATCCCAGTTAATCATAAATACAGCTTTAAAAGTCTTTTCAGAAAAAGGATACGATAATGCAACCATCGGTGATATAGCAAAATCTGCAAAAGTAAGCATGGGGTTACCACTATATTATTTTACTAATAAAGAAGAGCTGGCATGTCAAGCATTGGAGTTCAGTTCAAAGCAAATTACCCACTCTATTCTCAAAGACATATCAGGAAACTCCCCAGAGGAAATTGCTGCAAGTTTCATTAACTCTTTCAGAAAAAATATTAAAATCTACCCCGATTTTTATCCTTTTTATTTTGAAATGTGGTCCGCAAGTAGGAGAAACAAAAAGATTAAGAAGGTGTTTAGAACCGCATTAGATAATACCATTAATGCCACTAAAATAGTATTGATTAACGCTCAAGAAAAGGGTCTTTTGTCTATTGGTCTAGAAAACATAGAGAGTATTGCAATTTCTCTGGTTTCCAAGGCTGATGGATTGGGACTACTTCTTGAACAATATCCGCAACTTATCGAAAATGAAAATCTTTGGAAAAGCGACAAGAAAATGTGGATGTCTGTCCTAGAAAATCAGATCGAAGATTAG
- a CDS encoding IS5-like element ISThar1 family transposase translates to MIDWPSYNRSLVQRGEILFSYDFLDGWGSEIENMNINKKGKPFVFPDSFILAIGYIRYLFHLPYRQTQGIIKATGKRLPANPPSYGHICKRINKLNIDIKRDKMDDDDDLIISIDSTGIKITNRGQWMDEKWNTQNRKGYLKIHVAVDIKTRKIIALEVTDEKVHDGKMLKKLVNHVLDSREPNTVKIKSVLADGAYDSNPNFVYLEDKKINPGIKVRRNSIVSPKNNRLRNNEVKLQAKDLLKWKTKRKYGQRWISETVFSAIKRMFGEYTSANRFQNMVKEIMIKVSLYNIFRRI, encoded by the coding sequence GTGATAGACTGGCCCTCTTACAATCGCTCATTAGTTCAACGCGGTGAGATCCTCTTCTCGTATGATTTCCTTGATGGTTGGGGTTCAGAGATAGAGAATATGAATATAAACAAAAAGGGTAAACCATTTGTATTTCCAGATTCTTTCATCTTGGCCATTGGTTACATTCGCTATTTATTTCACCTACCATACAGACAAACCCAAGGTATAATTAAGGCCACAGGAAAAAGGTTACCTGCTAATCCACCAAGTTATGGTCACATCTGTAAACGAATCAACAAGCTAAACATCGATATTAAAAGAGACAAGATGGATGACGATGATGACCTAATAATATCAATAGACAGTACAGGTATCAAGATTACTAACAGAGGTCAGTGGATGGATGAGAAATGGAATACACAAAATAGAAAAGGATATCTCAAGATCCACGTTGCTGTAGACATAAAGACCAGGAAAATCATTGCTTTGGAAGTGACAGATGAGAAGGTACATGATGGGAAAATGCTAAAGAAACTAGTCAATCATGTTTTGGATTCGAGAGAACCAAACACTGTAAAGATAAAATCGGTACTAGCTGATGGAGCCTATGATTCAAATCCAAACTTTGTGTATCTTGAGGACAAAAAGATCAATCCAGGTATAAAGGTAAGAAGGAACTCTATTGTTTCTCCTAAAAACAATAGGTTAAGGAACAACGAAGTAAAGTTACAAGCAAAGGATCTGTTGAAATGGAAGACAAAAAGAAAATACGGACAGAGATGGATATCTGAAACTGTGTTCTCAGCTATAAAGAGAATGTTTGGTGAATACACATCAGCAAACAGGTTTCAAAACATGGTAAAGGAGATCATGATAAAAGTATCATTGTATAACATTTTTAGAAGAATATAA
- a CDS encoding tetratricopeptide repeat protein: MVIIFSIPLKSLGLSTEASNSNSTSSDSTVLTTKGVELNKVGNYNESIVYFDKALAIDPKNAFALNEKGNAYGGLGNYKQAIASYDKALALDPKNATVLDNKGVVFYHLGNYTEAITYYDQALSIDPTVVFASYDKGNALEALENYSGAITYFDKALTLDPKHVLAMIGKGYALDKLGNHTQAVFYYDKAKATDPRYIPDLTNKANFLDKIGNYNLAIIYYDKALAINPENTDAIKGKENVLSHIGNQTLSQSSNNTNIVDNTK, encoded by the coding sequence ATGGTAATTATATTTTCTATACCCTTGAAAAGCTTGGGCTTGTCAACAGAAGCCTCAAATTCTAATTCCACATCTAGTGATTCTACGGTTTTGACTACCAAGGGAGTTGAGCTTAATAAAGTAGGTAATTACAATGAATCTATTGTCTACTTTGACAAGGCGCTGGCAATAGATCCAAAGAATGCTTTTGCGCTAAATGAGAAAGGCAATGCTTATGGAGGCTTAGGAAATTACAAACAGGCTATTGCCTCTTACGACAAGGCTCTAGCTTTGGATCCAAAGAATGCTACTGTATTAGATAACAAAGGTGTAGTTTTTTATCATTTAGGGAATTATACTGAGGCTATTACTTACTACGATCAGGCATTATCTATAGACCCAACTGTTGTTTTTGCATCATATGACAAAGGAAATGCTCTTGAGGCTCTAGAAAATTATTCAGGTGCGATAACATATTTTGACAAGGCATTAACCTTAGATCCAAAGCACGTTCTTGCAATGATTGGCAAAGGTTACGCACTTGACAAACTAGGAAATCATACCCAAGCCGTTTTCTATTATGATAAGGCTAAGGCTACAGATCCAAGATATATTCCTGACTTAACTAACAAAGCTAATTTCCTTGATAAGATTGGAAATTATAATCTAGCGATTATTTACTATGACAAAGCTTTGGCTATAAATCCTGAAAATACAGACGCTATAAAAGGTAAAGAAAATGTGCTTTCCCATATTGGAAATCAGACTTTGTCTCAAAGCTCAAATAATACCAATATTGTAGATAATACCAAATAG